The following coding sequences lie in one Myxococcus xanthus genomic window:
- a CDS encoding quinone oxidoreductase family protein: protein MKAIQLREFGGPEQLRLEEVPIPTPGDHEVRLRVHVAGLNFTDLGQREGRLLGTPPLPFIPGLEAAGVIDAVGSAVQGLASGMRVVALLPNQGAFAEYALAPASALLPIPAAVSFEQAVALPSQAPTALLGLRVGARLQAGESVFIPSAAGGVGTLLVQLARTLGASRVIGGASSEPKRALVTRLGADAAVDTTQPDWPARVREATGGRGADVVFVSGGAEAGARGLQALAARGRLVLFGAESMFDSQWSREQMMGLVAQNQSIVGFATFTLPLEERQAALREALSRVEAGSLRVVVGQTFPLADVASAHHALAARTTTGKAIIHVGA, encoded by the coding sequence ATGAAAGCCATCCAACTGCGTGAGTTCGGCGGCCCCGAGCAACTTCGTCTCGAAGAAGTGCCCATTCCGACGCCGGGCGACCACGAGGTCCGCCTCCGGGTCCATGTCGCCGGGCTCAACTTCACCGACCTGGGGCAGCGGGAGGGACGGCTGCTCGGCACGCCTCCACTGCCCTTCATTCCCGGGCTGGAGGCGGCGGGCGTCATCGACGCAGTGGGCAGCGCCGTCCAGGGCCTCGCGTCGGGGATGCGGGTCGTCGCGCTCCTGCCGAACCAGGGGGCCTTCGCGGAGTACGCGCTCGCACCCGCGTCGGCGCTGCTCCCGATTCCAGCGGCCGTGTCCTTCGAGCAGGCGGTGGCCCTGCCCTCGCAGGCGCCCACGGCTCTGCTCGGCCTGCGCGTGGGCGCGCGCCTCCAGGCGGGAGAGTCCGTCTTCATTCCCTCCGCTGCGGGCGGGGTGGGCACGCTGCTCGTGCAACTCGCCAGGACGCTGGGGGCCTCGCGCGTCATCGGCGGCGCGAGCAGCGAGCCCAAGCGCGCCCTCGTGACGAGGCTCGGCGCGGACGCGGCGGTGGACACCACGCAGCCGGACTGGCCCGCACGGGTGCGGGAAGCCACGGGCGGACGTGGAGCGGATGTCGTCTTCGTCTCCGGAGGGGCGGAGGCCGGCGCGCGTGGCCTCCAGGCCCTCGCGGCCCGGGGCCGGCTGGTGCTCTTCGGCGCGGAGAGCATGTTCGACTCCCAGTGGAGCCGAGAGCAGATGATGGGACTGGTCGCCCAGAACCAGTCCATCGTCGGCTTCGCCACCTTCACCCTCCCCCTGGAAGAACGTCAGGCGGCGCTGCGCGAGGCGCTCTCCCGCGTCGAGGCGGGATCCCTGCGGGTCGTCGTCGGACAGACATTCCCCCTGGCGGACGTGGCGAGCGCCCATCACGCCCTGGCGGCGAGGACGACCACCGGCAAGGCCATCATCCACGTCGGAGCATAG
- a CDS encoding AraC family transcriptional regulator, with translation MRQKSVSLVQSSGAQPPGLDVLADALRGVRLRSRVDARYEMTAPWGMRVDGCPFPLFYAVMRGNCLLSTDDQELSLAGGDFVFIPAGVRFALRDRTGTRTLPIAEVYATRGPMRCGGILHYGGGGAAVTLVVGSFTFEGETHSPLVRHLPTLLHVKGDAETTPRWLEPTLRFVAAEVEAKQPGYETVVSRLADVLFVQALRAHMASSSGENGWLRALVDPRIGAVLQRMHEKPEAPWTLEGLARIASMSRSVFAERFRSLVGEAPLAYLTQWRMHRAMGLMRERHRSMAEVARAVGYETESSFGKAFKRSVGVTPGAFRQRAGE, from the coding sequence ATGCGCCAGAAGTCCGTTTCTCTCGTCCAATCGTCCGGAGCCCAGCCGCCGGGGCTGGACGTCCTCGCGGATGCGCTGCGCGGCGTGCGGCTGCGAAGCCGCGTGGACGCCCGCTACGAGATGACCGCGCCATGGGGCATGCGCGTCGACGGGTGCCCGTTCCCGCTCTTCTACGCGGTGATGCGAGGCAACTGCCTGCTGTCCACGGACGACCAGGAGCTGTCCCTCGCGGGGGGAGACTTCGTGTTCATCCCCGCGGGCGTGCGCTTCGCGCTTCGAGACAGGACGGGCACGCGGACGCTCCCCATCGCGGAGGTGTACGCGACGCGCGGCCCCATGCGATGCGGGGGCATTCTCCACTACGGCGGAGGGGGCGCCGCGGTGACGCTGGTGGTGGGCTCGTTCACGTTCGAGGGCGAGACGCACAGCCCGCTCGTCAGGCACCTACCCACGCTGCTGCACGTGAAGGGCGACGCGGAGACGACGCCGCGCTGGCTGGAGCCCACGCTGCGCTTCGTGGCCGCTGAAGTCGAGGCGAAGCAGCCAGGCTACGAGACGGTGGTCAGCCGGCTCGCGGACGTGCTCTTCGTTCAGGCGCTCCGAGCGCACATGGCGTCGTCCTCCGGCGAGAACGGCTGGCTGCGCGCCCTGGTGGACCCGCGCATCGGCGCGGTGTTGCAGCGAATGCACGAGAAGCCGGAAGCGCCGTGGACACTGGAGGGACTCGCTCGAATCGCCAGCATGTCCCGCTCCGTGTTCGCGGAGCGCTTCCGCTCCCTGGTGGGCGAAGCGCCGCTGGCGTACCTCACCCAGTGGCGGATGCATCGCGCCATGGGGCTGATGCGCGAGCGGCACCGGTCGATGGCGGAGGTGGCGCGCGCCGTGGGCTACGAGACGGAGAGTTCCTTCGGCAAGGCCTTCAAGCGAAGCGTGGGCGTGACGCCTGGTGCGTTCCGACAGCGAGCGGGTGAGTGA
- a CDS encoding TetR/AcrR family transcriptional regulator, which yields MEHVKPLRADGRRNRERIVAVAAELVGRDGAQVSLEEIARRAGVGSATLHRHFPSRQSLLEAVFRDGVAQLCARASSQPGEDPAAELAVWLEDLTIYTATHRGLAAALLTGPDGLTAEEVCSTDKLLDVLSVLVARASSAGAIHARATTEDLLMLANAIAVANEDDPLTASRVLRLALTGIRP from the coding sequence GTGGAGCATGTGAAGCCGTTGCGAGCGGACGGGCGGCGCAACCGGGAGCGGATTGTCGCGGTCGCCGCGGAACTGGTCGGCAGGGATGGTGCGCAGGTGTCGCTCGAGGAGATCGCTCGGCGGGCGGGGGTAGGCTCGGCGACCCTGCACCGGCACTTTCCCTCGCGGCAGTCGCTGTTGGAGGCGGTATTCCGCGATGGCGTCGCGCAACTCTGTGCGCGGGCATCCTCGCAACCGGGAGAGGATCCCGCCGCCGAGTTGGCCGTCTGGCTCGAGGACTTGACGATCTACACGGCGACCCACCGCGGGCTTGCCGCAGCGCTGTTGACCGGCCCGGATGGCCTTACGGCTGAGGAGGTCTGCTCCACCGACAAGCTGCTCGATGTGTTGAGCGTTCTGGTGGCGCGGGCGTCATCGGCAGGCGCGATTCATGCTCGTGCCACGACGGAGGACCTGCTGATGCTGGCGAACGCGATTGCCGTCGCCAACGAAGACGATCCGCTCACTGCGAGCCGGGTGCTGCGCCTCGCGCTCACCGGCATCCGGCCGTGA
- a CDS encoding ELWxxDGT repeat protein gives MRAWWQVAWVCLATAGCGGPLPEASLSEEHVPEEATAHWDAPLPKLGPATLLKDIYPPPPGPFPDPLGGPSPTDLVSFRGKLFFSAFDFEADQGALWRSAGTTASTVPVKHLDDSPGRLTVVGQQLFFTEGFMEHGAELWVSDGTTAGTRQVKDLSPEGGTASLADFIAVGNKLYFFRSVRPTLIAAENLELWRSDGTSAGTVRVKDLGPRDTVNGPFDLASVGNRLFMSLGVPDTGVELWVSDGSASGTRLVKDINPGAASSFPRSLTQAEGVLYFSADDGVHGREVWRSDGTAKGTELVEDTVPGPQGSEAQIFALFKERLYFATFTPGFTVTEIRKLDPDPSCHPRSNLVASIPNPYADLPFDFFIFVATSTATERKLYFTLFYDIGSPAPFDVQLWRTDATPQGTKLLYQPLIVSPDLRPPTPVPTDDDRVVFYAFDEAHGHELWVSNGQPSGTKLLQDIVPGPASSYPQDLLRAGNFIYFTALDGQLGREIWVLPVPKPRVASH, from the coding sequence ATGCGTGCATGGTGGCAAGTGGCATGGGTCTGTCTGGCAACCGCGGGATGCGGTGGGCCTCTTCCAGAAGCATCGCTCTCCGAGGAACACGTCCCCGAGGAGGCCACCGCGCATTGGGATGCCCCACTCCCGAAGTTGGGGCCCGCCACGCTGTTGAAGGACATCTACCCGCCTCCCCCGGGGCCATTCCCGGACCCGCTGGGTGGCCCGTCGCCAACGGATCTGGTGTCCTTCCGCGGCAAGCTCTTCTTCTCGGCCTTCGACTTCGAGGCGGACCAGGGCGCGCTGTGGCGGAGCGCGGGCACGACAGCGAGCACTGTCCCCGTGAAGCACCTGGACGATTCTCCCGGACGGCTGACCGTCGTCGGCCAGCAGCTCTTCTTCACCGAAGGATTCATGGAACACGGCGCGGAGCTGTGGGTGAGTGATGGCACCACTGCGGGCACGCGTCAGGTGAAGGACCTCTCCCCGGAGGGCGGCACCGCCTCCCTGGCGGACTTCATCGCGGTGGGCAACAAGCTCTACTTCTTCCGGTCGGTCCGGCCCACCCTCATCGCCGCCGAGAACCTGGAGCTGTGGCGCAGTGATGGCACCTCGGCCGGCACGGTGCGCGTGAAGGACCTGGGACCGAGGGACACCGTGAACGGGCCCTTTGACCTGGCGAGCGTGGGCAACCGCCTCTTCATGAGCCTCGGGGTGCCCGACACCGGAGTGGAGCTCTGGGTGAGTGACGGCAGCGCCTCCGGAACCCGCCTCGTCAAGGACATCAACCCGGGTGCAGCCTCCTCGTTCCCCCGGAGCCTGACGCAAGCGGAGGGGGTGCTCTACTTCTCCGCGGACGACGGCGTGCATGGCCGTGAAGTGTGGCGCAGCGATGGCACGGCCAAGGGCACGGAGCTGGTCGAGGACACCGTTCCCGGCCCCCAGGGCTCGGAAGCGCAAATCTTCGCCCTGTTCAAGGAGCGCCTCTACTTCGCCACCTTCACACCGGGCTTCACGGTAACGGAGATTCGCAAGCTCGACCCGGATCCCTCCTGCCACCCGCGCTCGAATCTCGTCGCGAGCATCCCCAACCCCTACGCCGACCTTCCCTTCGATTTCTTCATCTTCGTCGCCACGTCCACGGCGACCGAGAGAAAACTCTACTTCACGCTCTTCTACGACATCGGCAGCCCCGCCCCCTTCGACGTCCAGCTGTGGCGGACCGATGCCACCCCCCAGGGAACGAAGCTGCTGTACCAGCCACTCATCGTCTCTCCGGACCTCCGACCGCCCACGCCGGTCCCCACCGATGACGACCGCGTCGTCTTCTACGCCTTCGATGAAGCGCACGGCCACGAGCTTTGGGTGAGCAACGGACAGCCGAGCGGCACCAAGCTCCTGCAGGACATCGTCCCGGGCCCCGCCTCTTCCTATCCGCAGGACCTGCTGCGCGCGGGCAACTTCATCTACTTCACGGCACTGGATGGGCAACTCGGCCGGGAGATCTGGGTATTGCCCGTGCCAAAGCCGCGGGTCGCGAGTCACTGA
- a CDS encoding calmodulin: MANTVRFAFTQHSQPNLEFIIELADEKTIAHARKILSGEERNEVHVHGRIIKRAAAYNPKFSFHLDPSTIRFFSMAIEVCDANMTYVEDHLDEAGGAFLPGGHWCPWDSKLTREVT, from the coding sequence ATGGCAAACACGGTACGATTCGCCTTCACGCAGCACTCCCAGCCCAACTTGGAGTTCATCATCGAGTTGGCTGACGAGAAGACGATTGCACATGCACGGAAGATTCTCTCTGGCGAGGAGCGGAACGAAGTCCACGTCCACGGACGAATCATCAAGCGGGCCGCGGCCTACAACCCGAAGTTCTCCTTCCACCTGGACCCGAGCACCATCCGCTTCTTCTCGATGGCCATCGAGGTCTGCGATGCCAACATGACGTATGTGGAAGACCACCTCGACGAGGCGGGCGGTGCATTCCTCCCGGGCGGTCACTGGTGCCCGTGGGACTCCAAGCTGACGCGCGAAGTCACCTGA
- a CDS encoding transposase, which yields MGRPSIPPKQLLKACEQLDYNLLFRWFLNMGLEEASIDHSTFSANRTRLLEHDVARHVFSAVVGQAQRAGLTSSEHFSVDGTLIEAWASMKSFQSKGENKNKEAKLSYCLNGLMANRHGLLIDLRLLEARSAVRRSPSIIHPDEEGPDR from the coding sequence ATGGGCCGCCCCAGCATTCCTCCGAAGCAACTGCTGAAGGCCTGTGAGCAGCTCGACTACAACCTGCTGTTCCGCTGGTTCCTGAACATGGGCCTCGAGGAGGCATCAATCGACCACAGCACCTTCTCAGCCAATCGCACGCGCCTGTTGGAACATGATGTTGCGCGCCACGTCTTCTCGGCTGTTGTGGGCCAGGCACAGAGGGCGGGGCTGACGAGCAGCGAGCACTTCAGCGTGGATGGGACGCTCATCGAAGCCTGGGCCAGCATGAAGTCCTTCCAGTCGAAGGGCGAGAACAAGAACAAGGAAGCGAAGCTGAGCTACTGCCTCAACGGGCTGATGGCGAACCGACACGGGCTGCTCATCGACTTGCGTCTGTTGGAGGCGCGCTCCGCGGTGAGGCGGAGTCCCTCCATCATCCACCCCGACGAGGAAGGTCCAGACCGGTAG
- a CDS encoding DEAD/DEAH box helicase, translated as MCTPIDRYLPPRPDTSSAVTPQRGRVVVIAPTRAACETIELALGLELRTYLEEHHGERLRELARSGQGFGIVAGTGTGKTLAIRPIAEELVGRRPLRVAVVNREREATAEAPLADVVIVTTGIARRWFQGGAIRREDTLIVDEIHQTSAELELCLALGKRVGCRFIWLSATVDPAFYARYLDSADVLQVSSFDPRKAARVEVERRQPLSFLDEDFLRDVQQQGRGVGVFLATRAGVEEAAAHVRANAPELHAAHYHGGEPLRAIRPFLEGTAPRPFVLAMTAAGQSALNVPGLDTVVIDDMRFTNLVERGRNVLTRVHLGNNELLQMAGRVHGRVEGGRVFIMSDRPLHFASLRPTEPEFQLAGEPERVALTAAALGVRADELDLPVPLDRNAYRRALAKLQARNIVDAEGRLSDYGRAVEALPVERPWAELIVNAEDALLPLLAVCSSVESLHRMTREERNLDGLLVPGSDHLTAYNLYAEAFREAGTVGEVQGLPRHVFHAEKLAAWAEVRGVLVKALEDAALAMASVYRSVGLALPARMPFANPRVSQRFCDLLARFMPFDLVIDERTAWGEVARVSKTSVCGNLGAVAGTLRYFAGRNGDSQAGIEGTQLPQALLRRYARRHSAAPVYDMRFRSVVLETRVDYFGFELEREVEVLRAWGPELAKAARHALAEALAQGEVPHPAVDRHRVAIDEVRELWRRSGGTTAPLGLPELTALYEAQLEGVDTLDDFKARPLRLELDALVPPATRQALLSLPDAVVVREQEVPLEYDVEMLSDGAPRGVARLHLPEKLARTLVEEELPPLDRPQRFSVARGRRGVLEARSLLELQELLDRPWMPDEIAEATRERPLPRQDRERGAPRPGGHRGHHGKAPRDGRRKGGGGWRR; from the coding sequence GTGTGTACGCCCATCGACCGATACCTGCCGCCGCGCCCCGACACTTCCTCCGCCGTCACGCCCCAGCGTGGGCGGGTGGTGGTCATCGCGCCCACGCGCGCCGCGTGCGAAACCATCGAGCTGGCGCTCGGGTTGGAGCTGCGCACGTATCTGGAGGAGCACCACGGCGAGCGCCTCCGAGAGCTGGCCCGGAGCGGGCAGGGGTTTGGCATCGTCGCGGGCACTGGCACGGGCAAGACGCTCGCCATCCGCCCCATCGCGGAGGAGCTCGTGGGCCGGCGGCCCCTGCGGGTGGCGGTGGTCAACCGCGAGCGGGAGGCCACCGCGGAGGCGCCGCTCGCGGACGTGGTCATCGTCACCACCGGCATCGCGCGGCGCTGGTTCCAGGGCGGCGCCATCCGGCGCGAGGACACGCTCATCGTGGATGAGATCCACCAGACCTCCGCCGAACTGGAGCTGTGCCTGGCCCTGGGCAAGCGCGTGGGTTGCCGCTTCATCTGGCTGTCCGCCACCGTGGACCCGGCCTTCTACGCGCGCTACCTGGACAGCGCGGACGTGCTCCAGGTGTCCTCCTTCGACCCGAGGAAGGCGGCCCGGGTGGAGGTGGAGCGTCGTCAGCCGCTGTCCTTCCTCGACGAGGACTTCCTGCGGGACGTGCAGCAGCAGGGGCGCGGCGTGGGCGTGTTCCTGGCCACGCGCGCGGGCGTGGAGGAGGCGGCGGCCCACGTCCGCGCGAACGCGCCGGAGCTCCACGCGGCGCACTACCACGGCGGCGAACCGCTGCGCGCCATCCGTCCCTTCCTGGAGGGCACGGCGCCCCGGCCCTTCGTGCTCGCGATGACGGCGGCGGGGCAGAGCGCGCTCAACGTGCCAGGGCTGGACACGGTCGTCATCGACGACATGCGCTTCACGAACCTGGTCGAGCGCGGCCGCAACGTCCTCACCCGCGTGCACCTGGGCAACAACGAGCTCTTGCAGATGGCGGGGCGCGTGCACGGGCGGGTGGAGGGCGGGCGTGTCTTCATCATGAGCGACCGGCCGCTGCACTTCGCCTCGCTGCGGCCCACCGAACCCGAGTTCCAACTCGCGGGCGAGCCGGAGCGGGTGGCGCTCACCGCCGCGGCCCTGGGCGTGCGGGCGGATGAGTTGGACCTGCCCGTGCCGCTGGACCGCAATGCCTATCGCCGGGCGCTCGCGAAGTTGCAGGCGCGCAACATCGTGGACGCGGAAGGACGGCTGTCCGACTACGGCCGCGCGGTGGAGGCCCTGCCGGTGGAGCGTCCGTGGGCGGAGCTCATCGTCAACGCGGAGGACGCGCTGCTGCCGTTGCTCGCGGTGTGCAGCTCGGTGGAGTCGCTGCACCGGATGACGCGCGAGGAGCGGAACCTGGACGGGCTGCTCGTGCCCGGCAGCGACCACCTGACCGCGTACAACCTCTACGCCGAAGCCTTCCGTGAAGCGGGCACGGTGGGGGAGGTGCAGGGGCTGCCGCGCCACGTCTTCCATGCGGAGAAGCTCGCGGCCTGGGCGGAGGTGCGTGGGGTGCTGGTGAAGGCCCTGGAAGACGCGGCGCTCGCGATGGCGAGCGTGTACCGGAGCGTGGGGTTGGCGCTGCCCGCGCGCATGCCCTTCGCGAACCCGCGCGTCTCCCAGCGCTTCTGCGACCTGCTCGCACGCTTCATGCCCTTCGACCTGGTCATCGACGAGCGCACCGCCTGGGGCGAGGTCGCGCGCGTGTCGAAGACGAGCGTGTGTGGCAACCTGGGCGCGGTGGCGGGCACGCTGCGCTACTTCGCCGGCCGCAACGGCGACTCACAGGCCGGCATCGAAGGCACCCAGTTGCCCCAGGCCCTGCTGCGCCGCTACGCACGCCGTCACTCGGCGGCGCCGGTGTACGACATGCGCTTCCGCTCGGTCGTGCTCGAAACGCGGGTGGACTACTTTGGCTTCGAGCTCGAACGGGAAGTGGAGGTGCTGCGCGCCTGGGGGCCGGAGCTCGCCAAGGCGGCCCGGCACGCGCTCGCCGAGGCGCTGGCGCAGGGCGAGGTACCCCATCCCGCGGTGGACCGTCACCGGGTCGCCATCGACGAGGTTCGCGAGCTGTGGCGACGCTCGGGAGGGACCACCGCGCCGCTGGGGTTGCCGGAGCTGACCGCGCTCTACGAGGCGCAGCTGGAGGGGGTGGACACGCTCGACGACTTCAAGGCGCGCCCGCTGCGGCTCGAACTGGACGCGCTCGTGCCACCCGCGACGCGCCAGGCGCTCCTGTCGCTCCCGGACGCCGTGGTGGTGCGCGAGCAGGAGGTGCCGCTCGAGTACGACGTGGAGATGCTGTCGGACGGAGCCCCGCGAGGTGTGGCGCGGCTGCACCTGCCAGAGAAGCTCGCGCGCACGCTGGTGGAGGAGGAGCTGCCGCCGCTCGACCGCCCCCAGCGCTTCAGCGTGGCCCGGGGCCGGCGGGGCGTGCTCGAGGCTCGCTCGCTCCTCGAGCTCCAGGAGCTGCTCGACCGGCCCTGGATGCCGGACGAGATCGCCGAGGCCACCCGTGAGCGTCCACTCCCGCGACAGGACCGGGAGCGCGGCGCCCCCAGGCCTGGGGGGCACCGGGGCCATCACGGCAAGGCCCCCAGGGATGGAAGACGGAAGGGCGGCGGCGGGTGGCGGCGCTGA